A single genomic interval of Chloracidobacterium validum harbors:
- the gmd gene encoding GDP-mannose 4,6-dehydratase, translating into MDKVALVTGITGQDGSYLTEFLIAKGYAVHGIVRRSSSFSTGRIDHLYRDPHDPLRQLTLHYGDLADSTSLRRILEAVQPDEIYNLAAQSHVKVSFEQAEYTGDVVATGTLRLLESVRDVSMRTGKPMRYYQAGSSEMFGAAPPPQCEMTPFHPRSPYAVAKVAAHWYTVNYREAYGLFACNGILFNHESERRGETFVTRKITRAVGRIKHGLQKKLYLGNLDAKRDWGFAGDYVEAMWLMLQQPTPDDYVIAIGEAHSVREFLEAAFTHAGLDWQDYVEIDPRYFRPAEVDHLLGDARKAREQLGWQPRVSFSDLVARMVDHDLELARREALVRATL; encoded by the coding sequence ATGGATAAAGTCGCGCTCGTCACCGGCATCACCGGGCAGGACGGCTCATACTTGACGGAGTTTCTGATTGCCAAAGGGTACGCCGTTCACGGCATCGTTCGGCGCAGTAGTTCTTTCTCAACGGGACGAATTGACCACCTATACCGCGATCCGCATGACCCACTGCGTCAATTGACGCTTCACTATGGCGACCTCGCCGACAGCACCAGCCTGCGGCGGATTCTCGAAGCCGTCCAACCGGACGAGATTTACAATTTGGCGGCCCAATCGCACGTCAAGGTGTCGTTTGAACAGGCTGAGTACACCGGTGATGTCGTAGCCACCGGGACGCTTCGGCTGCTGGAGTCGGTGCGCGACGTGTCCATGCGCACCGGCAAACCGATGCGGTATTACCAGGCTGGATCGTCGGAAATGTTCGGGGCAGCGCCGCCGCCACAGTGTGAAATGACGCCATTTCATCCGCGCAGTCCCTACGCGGTAGCCAAGGTCGCGGCGCACTGGTACACCGTCAACTACCGTGAAGCCTACGGTCTCTTTGCCTGCAATGGCATTCTGTTCAACCACGAGAGCGAACGGCGCGGCGAAACCTTCGTGACCCGCAAGATCACGCGCGCCGTCGGACGGATCAAGCACGGACTCCAAAAGAAGCTTTACCTTGGCAACCTCGACGCCAAACGCGACTGGGGCTTTGCCGGCGATTATGTGGAAGCCATGTGGCTGATGCTTCAGCAGCCCACCCCGGATGACTATGTCATCGCCATTGGGGAAGCCCATTCGGTGCGTGAGTTTCTGGAAGCAGCATTCACGCACGCTGGGCTTGACTGGCAGGATTACGTCGAAATAGACCCACGGTACTTTCGCCCGGCGGAAGTGGACCACTTGCTAGGTGATGCTCGCAAGGCACGCGAGCAACTCGGTTGGCAGCCGCGTGTTTCATTTTCAGACCTCGTGGC
- the lepA gene encoding translation elongation factor 4, whose protein sequence is MDIKHIRNFSIIAHIDHGKSTLADRLLERTGALTQREMAEQVLDAMDLERERGITIKAHAVRLNYRAQDGQDYILNLIDTPGHVDFSYEVSRSLAACEGALVVVDATQGVEAQTLANAYLALENNLEMFPVINKIDLPSAEPERVLAQIEQVIGLDPKNAVLASAKTGVGTDELLERIVEAIPHPTGDRNQPLKALIFDSWFDSYKGVIVLVRVVDGILRPGMKIRFMATGRDYEIEGVGVMTPKMREIAELGAGEVGFFFSNIKTVADVRIGDTVTEAAHPAAEPLPGFQEVKPMVFAGLYPVESDQYEALRDALDKLRLNDSSFLYEPEHSAALGFGFRCGFLGLLHMEIVQERLEREFGLDLITTAPSVRFNVYLTNGEQLVIDSPSKLPDPAKIERIEEPVIRATIMTQDDYLGPILTLLDEKRGVQRGFDYIGDKRVMLTYDVPLLEVVLDFFDRLKSVSRGYASLDYHLKGYEPADLVKLDVLVSGEPVDALSLIIHRDNAYTRGRALAEKMKELIPRQLFEVPIQAAIGNRVIARETVKAMGKNVLAKCYGGDITRKKKLLEKQKEGKKRMKKVGRVDIPQEAFLAVLRVGDAK, encoded by the coding sequence ATGGACATCAAGCATATCCGCAACTTCTCGATCATTGCTCACATTGACCACGGCAAATCCACGCTGGCCGACCGCTTGCTCGAACGCACCGGCGCGCTTACCCAGCGCGAGATGGCCGAACAGGTCCTCGATGCCATGGACCTTGAACGGGAGCGCGGCATCACCATCAAAGCCCATGCCGTCCGGCTCAACTACCGGGCTCAAGATGGCCAAGATTACATTCTCAACCTCATTGACACGCCCGGCCATGTGGACTTCAGCTACGAAGTCTCGCGCTCGCTGGCCGCCTGCGAAGGCGCGCTCGTCGTCGTGGATGCCACCCAGGGTGTTGAAGCCCAAACCCTCGCCAACGCTTACCTCGCGCTTGAAAACAATCTCGAAATGTTTCCGGTCATCAACAAGATTGACTTGCCGTCGGCCGAACCGGAGCGTGTTCTGGCTCAAATCGAGCAAGTCATCGGGCTTGACCCAAAGAACGCGGTTCTGGCCAGCGCCAAAACAGGCGTTGGCACCGACGAATTGCTCGAACGGATCGTCGAAGCCATCCCCCATCCCACCGGCGACCGCAACCAGCCACTCAAGGCACTGATTTTCGATTCCTGGTTCGACAGCTACAAGGGCGTCATCGTTCTGGTGCGCGTGGTGGACGGCATTTTGCGACCTGGCATGAAAATTCGCTTCATGGCGACCGGGCGCGACTACGAAATCGAAGGCGTCGGCGTGATGACGCCCAAGATGCGTGAGATTGCCGAACTCGGCGCCGGTGAAGTCGGCTTTTTCTTCTCGAATATCAAAACCGTTGCCGACGTTCGCATTGGGGATACAGTGACGGAAGCGGCGCACCCGGCAGCCGAACCGCTACCCGGCTTTCAAGAAGTCAAGCCCATGGTCTTTGCTGGTCTGTATCCGGTTGAGAGCGACCAGTACGAAGCCCTCCGTGACGCGCTAGACAAGCTGCGCCTCAACGACTCGTCGTTTCTTTACGAGCCGGAGCATTCGGCCGCGCTCGGTTTTGGCTTCCGGTGCGGCTTCCTGGGCTTGCTGCACATGGAAATCGTCCAGGAACGGCTGGAGCGCGAGTTCGGCCTCGATCTCATCACGACGGCCCCAAGCGTACGCTTCAATGTGTACCTTACCAACGGCGAGCAGCTTGTCATTGACAGCCCATCCAAACTACCTGACCCGGCCAAGATAGAACGCATCGAGGAGCCTGTCATTCGCGCCACGATCATGACGCAGGACGACTACCTTGGGCCAATCCTAACGCTGCTGGATGAAAAACGGGGGGTTCAGCGAGGATTTGACTACATTGGCGACAAGCGGGTGATGTTGACTTACGACGTGCCGCTACTCGAAGTCGTTCTCGACTTCTTTGACCGGCTGAAATCAGTTTCACGCGGCTACGCCTCGCTTGACTACCACCTAAAAGGCTACGAACCAGCCGACCTAGTCAAGCTCGATGTGCTCGTTTCCGGTGAGCCGGTGGACGCCCTATCGCTTATCATTCACCGTGATAACGCCTATACCCGCGGACGCGCGCTCGCTGAAAAGATGAAGGAACTCATCCCACGCCAGCTTTTCGAGGTTCCCATCCAGGCAGCGATTGGCAATCGCGTCATCGCCCGTGAAACCGTCAAAGCCATGGGCAAGAACGTGCTGGCCAAATGCTATGGCGGCGACATCACCCGCAAGAAAAAGCTCCTGGAAAAACAGAAGGAAGGGAAGAAGCGCATGAAAAAAGTCGGTCGCGTGGACATTCCCCAGGAAGCTTTTCTTGCCGTCTTGCGGGTCGGTGACGCCAAGTAA
- the lpdA gene encoding dihydrolipoyl dehydrogenase, whose amino-acid sequence MSSSNHSFDVVIIGAGPGGYVAAIRAAQLGFSVAIVEKDKHLGGTCLLRGCIPTKALLESAAVYEQSKHAADYGVVVSDVKLDYEGVRKYKHKIVIKSAKGVEYLMNKNKVKVFKGVGFIEDPHTVSVTSGDTKERLSAKFILVATGSVPRDIPIFPTDGVRIINSDHALEMTELPASIVILGAGAVGVEFASVMARFGVETTLVEMLPRVLPIEDAAISAELERALRAQKIAVKTNTKCEAAAVNDHSVAVTLVDGNGERATLQVEKLLVAVGRRPISAGIGLENTRATVDKGGYIEVNGFLQTAEPSVYAIGDVINTPWLAHVASAEGIVAVEHMAGHATEPINYDRVPSCTYCEPEVASVGLTEAKARERGYEVKVGSFPFAASGKARILGQTEGMVKIVSDAKYDELLGVHIIGPRATELIAEACVALRGELTTEELMRTIHAHPTLSESVMEAAHGVFGSPIHI is encoded by the coding sequence GTGAGTTCTTCTAACCACTCCTTTGATGTCGTGATTATTGGTGCCGGACCAGGCGGCTACGTGGCCGCCATTCGGGCGGCGCAACTTGGGTTCAGCGTAGCCATTGTCGAAAAAGACAAGCACTTGGGCGGCACATGCCTGCTACGGGGCTGCATCCCGACCAAGGCGCTGCTGGAAAGCGCCGCCGTGTATGAACAGTCCAAGCACGCGGCCGACTACGGTGTGGTCGTCTCCGACGTGAAGCTCGATTACGAAGGTGTACGGAAATACAAGCACAAGATTGTGATTAAGTCGGCCAAGGGCGTCGAGTACCTGATGAACAAAAACAAAGTCAAGGTGTTCAAGGGCGTTGGGTTCATCGAAGACCCGCACACGGTGAGCGTAACGAGCGGCGACACCAAAGAACGCCTCAGCGCCAAATTCATTCTGGTGGCGACCGGTTCGGTTCCGCGTGACATTCCCATCTTTCCGACGGATGGCGTTCGCATCATCAACAGTGACCATGCGCTCGAAATGACCGAACTTCCGGCCTCGATAGTGATTTTGGGCGCTGGGGCCGTTGGGGTGGAGTTTGCCTCTGTCATGGCGCGATTTGGCGTTGAGACGACCCTCGTTGAGATGTTGCCGCGTGTGCTCCCGATTGAGGATGCGGCCATCAGCGCCGAACTGGAACGAGCACTCCGAGCGCAAAAAATCGCGGTCAAAACCAACACGAAGTGTGAGGCGGCCGCGGTCAATGACCACAGTGTCGCTGTCACGCTCGTGGATGGCAACGGAGAGCGGGCCACGCTTCAGGTGGAAAAGCTCCTCGTCGCCGTTGGGCGCCGCCCCATCAGCGCCGGTATCGGACTCGAAAACACGCGGGCTACGGTGGATAAAGGCGGCTATATCGAAGTCAATGGCTTCCTTCAGACCGCCGAGCCAAGTGTTTATGCCATCGGTGATGTGATCAACACGCCGTGGCTGGCCCATGTGGCTTCGGCCGAAGGCATCGTTGCGGTTGAACACATGGCCGGCCATGCCACCGAACCGATCAACTACGACCGCGTGCCGAGCTGCACCTACTGCGAACCGGAAGTTGCCAGCGTTGGGCTGACCGAAGCCAAGGCGCGTGAACGCGGCTACGAAGTCAAGGTTGGGTCGTTTCCCTTTGCCGCAAGCGGCAAGGCGCGCATCCTGGGACAAACCGAAGGGATGGTCAAAATCGTCAGCGACGCCAAGTATGACGAACTCCTTGGCGTTCACATCATTGGGCCACGCGCCACGGAACTCATTGCCGAAGCGTGTGTGGCGTTGCGCGGCGAACTGACGACCGAAGAACTCATGCGAACCATCCATGCGCACCCGACCCTCTCCGAATCGGTGATGGAGGCCGCGCATGGTGTCTTCGGCAGCCCTATCCACATTTAG
- a CDS encoding glycoside hydrolase family 57 protein — MTTGFLSLILHAHLPFVRHPEYPEFLEEDWLYEAISETYVPLLFIFESLHRAGVRVRLTMTLTPPLCEMLTDELLRERYVRHLGKLVALTEKEIVRTKGTPFAPAAQAHHEHFRAVHDLYENVYQRDIVGAFRRLQDAGVLEIITCCATHGFLPLMRHEAARRAQIRVAVRNYEKHFGRAPLGIWLAECAYEPGIDALLAEAGLRYFIVDSHSIMFGSPRPAHGIFAPTITPSGVAAFARDVETSEQVWSSLVGYPGHPNYREFYKDLGYEADYDYIRPYLHADGVRRNIGIKYFRVTGKVDLHHKQPYMPLWATETAAEHAGHFLASRQAQVRHLRAVIGRAPLVVSPYDAELYGHWWYEGPQFLDFLIRKIHFDQDEVVLATPGDYLMMFPNNQPQVPSASSWGAEGYNRVWLNRDTQWMYRHQHQAERRMAELAQRFPAPSSALMYRALNQAARELLLAQSSDWAFIITNKTMVQYAEKRFRDHIHRFTRLYEMVTDGSVDEAWLAEVEKRDTIFPEMDYRVYLS; from the coding sequence ATGACCACTGGATTTCTATCACTGATTTTGCATGCTCATTTGCCCTTTGTGCGGCATCCAGAGTATCCCGAATTTCTTGAGGAAGACTGGCTCTACGAAGCGATTAGCGAAACTTACGTCCCGCTTTTGTTTATTTTTGAGAGCTTACATCGGGCAGGCGTGCGTGTGCGGTTGACCATGACCCTCACGCCCCCGCTGTGCGAGATGCTTACGGATGAACTGTTGCGTGAGCGTTACGTCCGGCATCTCGGCAAGCTTGTGGCGCTGACCGAGAAGGAAATCGTCCGCACGAAAGGCACGCCCTTTGCCCCGGCCGCGCAGGCGCATCATGAGCACTTCCGCGCGGTCCATGACCTTTACGAAAACGTCTATCAACGGGATATCGTGGGGGCTTTTCGGCGGCTGCAAGACGCCGGTGTGCTGGAAATCATCACCTGCTGCGCCACGCATGGCTTCTTGCCCTTGATGCGTCACGAAGCTGCGCGCCGGGCGCAGATTCGCGTCGCGGTACGCAACTATGAAAAGCACTTTGGGCGCGCGCCGCTTGGCATCTGGCTGGCTGAGTGCGCCTATGAGCCAGGAATTGATGCTTTGCTGGCTGAAGCCGGGCTGCGTTATTTCATCGTGGACTCGCACAGCATCATGTTTGGCTCTCCGCGGCCGGCCCATGGCATCTTTGCGCCTACCATCACGCCATCAGGTGTCGCGGCATTTGCCCGCGATGTCGAAACCAGCGAGCAGGTGTGGAGTTCACTGGTGGGTTATCCCGGCCATCCAAACTACCGGGAGTTTTACAAGGATTTAGGCTACGAAGCCGACTATGACTACATTCGGCCCTACCTGCATGCCGACGGTGTGCGCCGCAACATCGGCATCAAGTACTTTCGCGTCACGGGGAAAGTTGACCTCCACCACAAGCAGCCCTACATGCCGCTCTGGGCAACCGAAACGGCGGCCGAGCACGCCGGACATTTTTTGGCTTCACGGCAAGCCCAGGTGCGCCACCTGCGCGCGGTCATCGGGCGCGCGCCATTGGTTGTCTCGCCCTACGATGCCGAGCTGTACGGTCACTGGTGGTATGAAGGCCCGCAGTTTTTAGATTTCCTCATCCGCAAAATTCACTTCGACCAGGATGAGGTTGTGCTGGCGACACCAGGCGACTACCTCATGATGTTCCCCAACAACCAGCCGCAGGTGCCGTCGGCTTCGTCCTGGGGCGCGGAAGGGTACAATCGCGTCTGGCTCAATCGGGATACCCAGTGGATGTATCGCCATCAACACCAGGCCGAACGACGCATGGCCGAGCTTGCCCAACGCTTTCCCGCGCCAAGTAGCGCCCTGATGTACCGGGCGCTGAATCAAGCCGCGCGTGAACTCCTACTGGCGCAATCGAGTGACTGGGCGTTCATCATCACGAACAAAACCATGGTGCAATACGCCGAAAAGCGTTTCCGTGACCACATTCACCGCTTCACGCGCCTGTATGAAATGGTGACAGACGGAAGCGTAGATGAAGCCTGGCTGGCTGAGGTGGAAAAGCGCGACACGATATTTCCAGAAATGGACTACCGTGTTTACCTGAGCTAA